The genomic stretch CCCGGGCAATGGGTTTTATGGTTGTACTGGATGATTTTGGCACCGGCGTATCGAATCTGGTGTGGCTGACCGAAATCGACTTTGATTACATTAAAGTTGACCGGGTATTTGTTAATGCACTGAACTACGATCTGAAAAAGGACATGGTGTCACCGGTTATGGAATTGGTGACCAGTCTGCAAAAAGAAGTGGTGTTTGAAGGCGTTGAAACTGAACGTGAATACCAGATGATACAAAAGCATTGCCCGACCGCATTTATCCAGGGCTGGTATTTTTATAAATCGATGCCTTTTTATGAGCTGAATAAGTTGCTCAATCGTTATGGATAACGCAGGAAGAATCATATTTGTCTTCCTGCGTTGCCTTAATCGTATTGCTACTGTTAGAACCGTTGAGGGCGTTCAGAATTCTGTGTCGCTTTAATTAACTCTGATACGGCGCGTTTTGCCCCTATCAATTCAACCCGTTGATAGGCTTGCGTCACAGCATCAACAAACTGGTATTCAGCTGGCAGCTCACTACCAAAGATTGCAGGTATGTCTAACAGAGTTCTTACTCTCGCGACCTCGTTGTTACAGCTGTGGAAACGGTTATAAAGTTCTTCAGCTTTAGGATCTCGCACATCAATTCGTTGTCCTTTTTCATCCACTCCGCCGACATATTTGATCCAGGCAGCGATAGCGAGTGCAAGATACGGATATTCAGATTGGTGTGTAATATGCCAGGATACAGATTCTAGCATTCGCTGTGGTAGCTTTTGGCTGCCATCCATCGCAATTTGCCAGGTACGATGTTTGATGTTTGGATTGCTGTAACGTTCAATCAGGGATTGCGCGTAGGCTTGCAGATCAACCTGTTGACCTATAGACAGTGTTGGTGCTTGTTCTGCCATCATCAGATTGTAGGCTGCCTGTTTAAATTCACTATCTTGCATACAGTCTGAGATATGCTCATAGCCTGCCAGATATCCCAGGTAAGCAAGAAATGAATGCGAGCCGTTGAGCATGCGCAGTTTCATCTCTTCGTAGGGAAGGACATCATTAACCAGTTCAACCCCGACTTTTTCCCACTCCGGGCGGCCAGCTGCAAAGTTGTCTTCTATTACCCATTGTCTGAAGGGTTCACAAATAATACCGCATGGTTCATGTTCTCCCACCAGGCTATCGATTTCCGCTTGTGCTTCTTCACTAAGCGCAGGAACGATTCGGTCCACCATGGTCGACGGGAAGGCAATGTGGTCTTGGATCCAGAGTGCGAGTTGAGGATCAACGATTTGGGCAAAGTCGACTATCGCATTTTGAGTTTTACGGCCGTTCTCCGGCATGTTATCGCACGACATCACACTAATCGGAGTCAGGTTACGCTCCATACGTCGTTTTAAACCCTGAACGATGCAACCAATAGCGGACTTTGGCTTATTAAAATTGTCCAGGTCAATTTTAATAAATGGGTTGTTTGTATCGAGACGTTCACTATGCAGATCAATGCCATAGCCTTTTTCGGTGATAGTGATTGAGACTATGCATGTCTCTGGCGCAGCAATCTTTTCGATGATTTTCTCGTGGCCATCGAGTTTCAGATGTAAAGACTCACATACTGAACCGACAGTCTTGATACTAGGACCGTTGACCCCCTTCTCAACTACAGTAAATATATGATTTTGTTGCCTTAAATTCTCTATTAGCTTGTCTCCACCCAATAAACTGATTTCACAGTACCCCCAGTCGGATTGACTGATTTGTGCCAGCTCATCTGCAAAGAGAGCCTGGTGCGCACGGTGGAAAGCGCCAAATCCAATGTGGACGATTTTGGGCTTTAACTGACTTCTTGAATATAGGTTATGGAATACAGGCATAACGGTTCTCTGATACGTTGTTGGGAAAGTCACTCTATTTTGACCTGAGAACCTTAAAAAAGTGTGATCCAATTTGTAAAAATTGTACAGACCAATTTTGTTAAATTGGAATTACAGCTTGGATCACAAAATAAACCAAGATTTATCGCTTTAATAACATCTGTTGATAGAAACTCATGTTGATGGCCAGGAGAATGAAATGAAAATTACCAATGCCAAGGTGATTGTCTGTAGCCCAGGAAGAAACTTTGTCACGTTGAAGATTGAAACGGACGAGGGCATCTATGGATTGGGAGATGCAACGGTAAACGGCAGAGAGTTGGTGGTAGCGAAGTATCTCGAAGAGTATGTCATTCCTTCTTTGATTGGTCGCGACGCCGGGCGTATTGAAGATATCTGGCAATTTTTCTACCGCGGTTATTACTGGAAGAAAGGTGTGATCGACATGTCAGCACTAGCCGCAGTCGATATGGCGCTATGGGATATCAAAGCGAAAGCGGCTGGCATGCCACTTTACCAGTTACTCGGTGGCAAAAGCCGGGAGTACATCAATGTTTATACCCATGTTAATGGTGAAACCGTTGACGATGTTTTAGAGGGATTTGCTGCT from Vibrio ostreae encodes the following:
- a CDS encoding mannitol dehydrogenase family protein, whose product is MPVFHNLYSRSQLKPKIVHIGFGAFHRAHQALFADELAQISQSDWGYCEISLLGGDKLIENLRQQNHIFTVVEKGVNGPSIKTVGSVCESLHLKLDGHEKIIEKIAAPETCIVSITITEKGYGIDLHSERLDTNNPFIKIDLDNFNKPKSAIGCIVQGLKRRMERNLTPISVMSCDNMPENGRKTQNAIVDFAQIVDPQLALWIQDHIAFPSTMVDRIVPALSEEAQAEIDSLVGEHEPCGIICEPFRQWVIEDNFAAGRPEWEKVGVELVNDVLPYEEMKLRMLNGSHSFLAYLGYLAGYEHISDCMQDSEFKQAAYNLMMAEQAPTLSIGQQVDLQAYAQSLIERYSNPNIKHRTWQIAMDGSQKLPQRMLESVSWHITHQSEYPYLALAIAAWIKYVGGVDEKGQRIDVRDPKAEELYNRFHSCNNEVARVRTLLDIPAIFGSELPAEYQFVDAVTQAYQRVELIGAKRAVSELIKATQNSERPQRF
- a CDS encoding enolase-like domain-containing protein — translated: MKITNAKVIVCSPGRNFVTLKIETDEGIYGLGDATVNGRELVVAKYLEEYVIPSLIGRDAGRIEDIWQFFYRGYYWKKGVIDMSALAAVDMALWDIKAKAAGMPLYQLLGGKSREYINVYTHVNGETVDDVLEGFAAALEKGYKFIRIQCGVPGLAKTYGVSKKGGGIRTC